One genomic region from Streptomyces sp. NBC_01431 encodes:
- a CDS encoding serine hydrolase domain-containing protein: protein MTELQHILEAYVRKSTMPGAVGLVARGERVEVAAVGSRDVEGTSPMTGDSLFRVASISKPVTAAAVMMLVDDGRIALDDPIGTWLPELASPMVVRTPSAPVDDVVPAARPITVRDVLTSRAGYGFPSDFSLPAVGPLFGEIHQAPPRPQLVPEPDEWLARLSRIPLLHQPGETWLYNTSSDIQGVLVSRVSGRTTAEFLAERLFEPLGMTDTGFAVPADRIDRFTSLYQIRPDGGLQLVDAPDGQWSRPPAFESGAGGLVSTADDLHAFACMLLAEGMAGGRRLLSAQSVRQMTTNWLTPAQRAAAALFLEGQGWGYGGSVDVEAVDAWNEPGRYGWVGGTGTAAHIVPSTGAVSILLTQVEMTGPTPPDLMRDFWRYAAGA, encoded by the coding sequence ATGACCGAGTTGCAGCACATCCTGGAGGCGTATGTCCGCAAGAGCACGATGCCGGGAGCGGTGGGCCTGGTGGCCCGCGGCGAGCGGGTGGAGGTGGCGGCCGTCGGCTCCCGCGATGTCGAGGGCACCTCGCCGATGACCGGGGACTCGCTCTTCCGCGTCGCCTCGATCAGCAAACCCGTCACCGCGGCCGCGGTCATGATGCTCGTGGACGACGGCAGGATCGCACTGGACGACCCGATCGGCACCTGGCTGCCGGAGCTGGCCTCGCCCATGGTCGTACGTACTCCGTCGGCTCCGGTGGACGACGTGGTTCCTGCCGCGCGGCCGATCACCGTGCGCGATGTCCTGACCTCCCGCGCCGGATACGGCTTCCCTTCCGACTTCTCCCTCCCGGCCGTCGGGCCGCTCTTCGGCGAGATCCACCAGGCGCCCCCACGGCCCCAGTTGGTCCCGGAGCCGGACGAATGGCTCGCTCGGCTCTCCCGCATTCCACTGCTGCACCAGCCCGGGGAAACCTGGCTGTACAACACCTCCTCCGACATCCAGGGCGTCCTCGTGTCCCGGGTTTCCGGGCGCACCACGGCCGAGTTCCTGGCCGAGCGGCTGTTTGAACCGCTCGGCATGACCGACACCGGATTCGCCGTCCCCGCGGACCGGATCGACCGGTTCACCAGCCTCTACCAGATCCGCCCCGACGGGGGCCTTCAGCTGGTCGACGCACCGGACGGGCAGTGGAGCAGGCCGCCCGCGTTCGAGTCCGGCGCGGGCGGGCTCGTGTCCACCGCCGACGACCTGCACGCCTTCGCATGCATGCTGCTCGCGGAAGGGATGGCGGGCGGCCGTCGGCTGCTGTCGGCGCAGTCGGTGCGGCAGATGACGACCAACTGGCTGACCCCGGCCCAGCGCGCCGCGGCCGCGCTGTTCCTGGAGGGCCAGGGCTGGGGGTACGGCGGTTCGGTCGACGTGGAAGCCGTCGATGCATGGAACGAGCCCGGACGGTACGGGTGGGTCGGCGGCACGGGAACCGCGGCACACATCGTCCCGTCCACGGGCGCGGTGTCCATCCTGCTGACCCAGGTGGAGATGACCGGGCCCACCCCGCCCGACCTGATGCGGGACTTCTGGCGGTACGCGGCCGGCGCCTGA
- a CDS encoding DUF1059 domain-containing protein, with translation MRKVADCRDYPSDSNCSLTISGEEEEVVRAAAEHAASVHGHTDSPELREQLRQVLKDEATV, from the coding sequence ATGCGAAAGGTTGCCGACTGCAGGGATTACCCCAGCGATTCGAATTGCAGCCTGACGATTTCCGGCGAGGAAGAGGAAGTCGTCAGGGCTGCTGCCGAGCACGCCGCATCGGTGCACGGCCACACGGACAGCCCTGAGCTGCGTGAACAGCTTCGCCAGGTACTGAAGGACGAGGCGACCGTCTAG
- a CDS encoding lamin tail domain-containing protein, with the protein MSSRSISRVCAVLAAGAALATATALPATAATAPHSPVTFGAIQYDSPGKDDGSQRSLNAEWVTVTNTGRSSVNLKGWTLSDRSHHVYTFGAFTLGGHNSVRVHTGIGRNTRSDVYQDRRAYVWNNTGDTATLRDNHSRVIATRTWGRR; encoded by the coding sequence ATGTCTTCACGTTCCATATCCCGCGTCTGCGCCGTCCTGGCCGCCGGCGCCGCGCTGGCCACGGCGACGGCTCTGCCCGCCACCGCCGCCACTGCCCCGCACTCGCCCGTCACCTTCGGCGCGATCCAGTACGACAGCCCCGGCAAGGACGACGGCTCGCAGCGCAGCCTCAACGCCGAGTGGGTCACCGTCACCAACACCGGCCGCTCGTCGGTCAACCTGAAGGGCTGGACCCTCAGCGACCGCAGCCACCACGTGTACACCTTCGGCGCGTTCACCCTGGGCGGCCACAACTCGGTGCGCGTCCACACCGGGATCGGCCGCAACACCCGCAGCGACGTGTATCAGGACCGTCGCGCGTACGTGTGGAACAACACCGGGGACACCGCCACACTGCGCGACAATCACAGTCGTGTCATCGCCACCAGGACCTGGGGTCGCCGCTGA
- a CDS encoding ribonuclease H family protein produces the protein MSDLVVVAACDGASKGNPGPAGWAWVIADPQGQPERWEAGPLGTATNNVGELTALEQLLEAVDPGTRMQVRMDSQYAMKAVTQWLPGWKRNGWKTAAGKPVANRELVERIDELLTERDVEFVYVPAHQVGGDPLNAIADQAASDAATTQRSAGTAHGDQDMPVPAPARVTPSRARTTTARKAPSGAKPASSGKPRTIKAKFPGRCPCGKPYAAGTPIMKREQGWGHPDCSPVA, from the coding sequence ATGTCTGATCTTGTTGTTGTTGCCGCTTGTGATGGGGCGTCGAAGGGCAATCCGGGGCCGGCCGGCTGGGCCTGGGTGATCGCCGACCCGCAGGGACAGCCGGAGCGTTGGGAAGCCGGACCGCTCGGGACCGCCACCAACAACGTCGGCGAGCTCACCGCGCTGGAACAGCTCCTGGAAGCAGTGGATCCCGGTACGCGCATGCAGGTGCGGATGGACTCCCAGTACGCCATGAAGGCCGTCACGCAGTGGCTGCCCGGCTGGAAGCGCAACGGGTGGAAGACCGCGGCGGGCAAGCCGGTGGCCAACCGGGAACTCGTCGAGCGGATTGACGAGTTGCTGACCGAGCGGGATGTCGAGTTCGTCTATGTGCCCGCGCACCAGGTGGGCGGAGACCCGCTGAACGCCATCGCCGACCAGGCCGCCAGCGATGCGGCCACCACGCAGCGGTCCGCCGGGACCGCCCACGGTGACCAGGACATGCCGGTGCCGGCACCGGCCCGTGTCACCCCGTCACGGGCCAGGACCACCACCGCGCGGAAGGCGCCGTCCGGAGCGAAGCCGGCCTCCTCGGGCAAGCCGAGGACCATCAAGGCGAAGTTCCCCGGACGCTGCCCCTGCGGCAAGCCGTATGCCGCAGGCACCCCGATCATGAAGCGCGAGCAGGGCTGGGGCCACCCGGACTGCAGCCCTGTCGCGTGA
- a CDS encoding glutamate--cysteine ligase, with protein sequence MRTVGVEEELLLVEPDTGGPVAVSSAVLAGLTRCAAAGGGTCGETFEKELQGQQLEFGTRPQTDMDELGAEIVRWRSEAARHAAEVGAAVAALATSPLPFRPALNVGARYQWMEEQFGLTTLEQLTCGCHVHVSVDSDEEGVAVVDRIQPWLPILTALSGNSPYWQGHDSRYNSYRSRVWGRWPMSGPTAAFGSAERYHAQVDDMVTSGVLRDRGMIYFDARLSHRYPTVEIRVADVCLEATTTTLVACLARALVETAALDWRAGRPPLGHGVSLLRLAAWRAARSGLDSDLLHPVTMRPAPAQVVVRALLDEVRDALDSSDDLVWARKATAEHIARGNGARIQRALFAETGNLGAVVAACVRRTQGERELRCMTAE encoded by the coding sequence GTGCGCACCGTAGGCGTGGAAGAGGAACTGCTCCTGGTCGAGCCGGACACCGGGGGGCCCGTTGCCGTGTCCTCGGCGGTGCTGGCAGGTCTCACCCGGTGCGCCGCCGCGGGCGGCGGAACCTGCGGTGAGACTTTCGAGAAGGAACTACAGGGCCAGCAGCTGGAGTTCGGCACCCGTCCGCAGACCGACATGGACGAACTGGGTGCCGAGATAGTGCGCTGGCGGAGCGAGGCGGCCCGGCACGCGGCGGAGGTCGGCGCCGCCGTCGCCGCTCTCGCCACCTCACCCCTGCCCTTCCGTCCCGCACTCAACGTGGGGGCCCGCTACCAGTGGATGGAGGAACAGTTCGGTCTGACCACACTGGAACAGCTCACCTGCGGGTGCCACGTCCATGTGTCGGTCGATTCGGACGAGGAGGGCGTCGCGGTCGTGGACCGGATCCAGCCGTGGCTGCCCATACTGACCGCGCTGAGCGGGAACTCACCGTACTGGCAAGGCCATGACAGCCGATACAACAGCTACCGCAGCAGGGTGTGGGGGCGGTGGCCCATGTCCGGACCGACGGCCGCGTTCGGTTCGGCCGAGCGCTACCACGCACAGGTCGACGACATGGTGACCAGCGGGGTGCTGCGGGACCGCGGCATGATCTACTTCGACGCCCGGCTTTCGCACCGCTACCCCACCGTGGAGATCCGGGTCGCGGACGTGTGCCTGGAGGCCACCACGACGACCCTCGTGGCATGCCTGGCGCGCGCCCTGGTCGAGACGGCCGCCCTCGACTGGCGGGCCGGACGGCCGCCGCTCGGTCACGGTGTGAGCCTGCTGCGGCTCGCCGCCTGGCGGGCCGCGCGGTCGGGACTCGACAGCGACCTGCTGCACCCGGTGACCATGCGGCCCGCCCCCGCGCAGGTGGTCGTGCGGGCTCTGCTGGACGAAGTGCGCGACGCCCTCGACAGCAGTGACGATCTCGTCTGGGCCCGCAAGGCGACCGCGGAACACATCGCCCGGGGCAACGGGGCCCGGATCCAGCGTGCGCTCTTCGCCGAGACCGGAAACCTGGGCGCGGTCGTCGCGGCATGTGTGCGCCGCACACAAGGCGAGCGGGAACTGAGGTGCATGACGGCGGAATGA
- a CDS encoding DUF6299 family protein: MDSAALAPPHDVRMKETRVRVSLVAAGVVAAAGALLGAAAVPAGAATSGAATSGSVSANPTGTVSADGTVTLSGTYRCSSPADPGPVFVASTVRTGSVGHGIGGTSATCDGAEHTWVNRENPSSESPVKAGPATIEVTLFQLNLRTGLPLPVIFATDRHGLDLRATN; encoded by the coding sequence ATGGACTCGGCCGCCCTCGCGCCACCACACGACGTACGGATGAAGGAGACGCGGGTGCGAGTAAGTCTTGTTGCTGCCGGGGTCGTCGCTGCTGCCGGGGCGCTTCTGGGCGCGGCCGCCGTCCCGGCCGGTGCTGCCACCTCCGGTGCCGCCACGTCCGGTTCGGTGTCCGCCAACCCCACCGGGACGGTCTCAGCGGACGGCACGGTGACCCTCTCGGGCACCTACCGCTGTTCCAGCCCGGCCGATCCCGGCCCGGTCTTCGTGGCCAGTACGGTGCGGACCGGCTCCGTCGGGCACGGCATCGGCGGCACGTCGGCGACGTGCGACGGCGCCGAACACACCTGGGTCAACCGGGAGAATCCTTCCTCCGAGTCGCCGGTGAAGGCCGGCCCGGCCACCATCGAGGTGACCTTGTTCCAGCTGAACCTGCGCACCGGCCTGCCGCTGCCCGTCATCTTCGCGACCGACCGCCACGGGCTGGATCTGCGCGCCACGAACTGA